A window of the Mesorhizobium opportunistum WSM2075 genome harbors these coding sequences:
- a CDS encoding AGE family epimerase/isomerase, which translates to MTDRIVSFVMSGGVGSRLWPLSREDNPKQFHDLSGDGSMLAKTLRRLAARSGGETPIFLIASERHAERVHADLAGLDLAGGGPLFEPTGRNTAAAVALATLRTLSEFGDSLVLVVPSDHEISTVGQFWQSIEAGADAARAGRLVVFGIKPTQPETGYGYIEVAAESGGIFDVSRFVEKPDLATAESYVKAGSFYWNTGIFLFHAGAMRDAFIAFQPDIWQATEAAYKAATSDLSGLYMPLELYEAIPSNSIDYAVMERAKDIAMVPAGFRWNDLGSWQSLLDVGPADDQGNVIVGDVVAIDCENSYIRSDGSLLSAIGMKDVAIVSTIDATFIAPVSHSQHVKKIVEQLEKSGRLETRFTPAHDRVIESGAWRRRVHHWLFQETLPLWSTSGVDERHGGFHEALGFDGSPLIKPKRMRTQARQVYAFAVASARGWDGPADRLIAHGIDFMAGKGRTDRGGWVRTLNVDGSVADATEDAYDHSCVLLALAHAHMSGNPDALRLGEETFAFLDAHLEDSRMTGFLETSDGEGERRSNPHMHLLEAFLAWHQATGERAHLRRAARIIDLFRSHFFDPESWTLGEYFDAEWKPAAGDKGLWTEPGHHFEWASLLVDFAERSGQAELRGFARKLYASAIASGLNRATGLAYGAVSRQGLPLDLASRSWPQAEAVKAAIALNGSGGPDLKPEIEARVGRLFRWHIDPAPLGLWIDRIDERGRSLASDVPASIFYHLVCALTQYLDGTAERS; encoded by the coding sequence ATGACCGATCGAATTGTCAGTTTTGTCATGAGCGGCGGCGTTGGCTCGCGGCTATGGCCGCTGTCACGCGAGGATAATCCCAAGCAGTTCCATGACCTGTCGGGCGATGGCTCGATGCTGGCCAAGACCTTGCGCCGGCTGGCGGCAAGATCCGGCGGCGAAACGCCGATCTTCCTGATCGCGTCGGAGCGCCATGCCGAACGTGTGCATGCCGATCTTGCCGGCCTGGATCTCGCCGGCGGCGGTCCGCTGTTCGAGCCCACGGGGCGAAACACCGCTGCCGCCGTCGCGCTGGCGACGCTGCGCACTTTGTCCGAGTTCGGCGACAGCCTCGTCCTGGTGGTGCCTTCGGACCACGAAATATCGACGGTAGGGCAATTCTGGCAGAGCATCGAGGCAGGGGCAGATGCGGCGCGCGCCGGCCGGCTTGTGGTGTTCGGCATAAAGCCGACACAGCCTGAAACCGGCTATGGCTATATCGAGGTCGCAGCCGAAAGCGGCGGTATTTTCGACGTTTCGCGCTTCGTCGAAAAGCCGGACCTCGCGACCGCCGAGAGCTATGTCAAAGCCGGAAGCTTCTACTGGAACACCGGCATCTTCCTGTTTCACGCCGGCGCCATGCGCGACGCGTTCATCGCGTTCCAACCGGATATCTGGCAGGCCACCGAAGCGGCCTACAAGGCGGCGACATCGGATCTGTCCGGCCTCTATATGCCGCTCGAACTCTATGAGGCCATTCCGTCCAACTCGATCGACTACGCGGTCATGGAGCGGGCAAAAGACATCGCCATGGTGCCTGCGGGCTTCCGCTGGAACGACCTGGGCTCCTGGCAATCGCTCCTCGATGTCGGCCCTGCCGACGACCAGGGCAATGTCATCGTCGGCGATGTCGTCGCCATCGATTGCGAGAACTCCTACATCCGCAGTGACGGCAGCTTGCTGTCCGCGATCGGCATGAAGGATGTCGCCATCGTCTCAACTATCGACGCCACTTTCATCGCTCCGGTCAGCCACAGCCAGCACGTCAAGAAGATCGTCGAGCAGCTCGAGAAGAGTGGCCGGCTCGAAACACGGTTCACGCCTGCCCATGATCGCGTCATTGAAAGCGGCGCCTGGCGGCGGCGCGTGCATCACTGGCTGTTTCAGGAAACCTTACCATTGTGGTCGACATCAGGTGTCGACGAGCGCCACGGCGGCTTCCACGAAGCGCTTGGCTTTGACGGCTCCCCGTTGATCAAGCCCAAACGCATGCGCACGCAGGCTCGCCAGGTCTATGCCTTCGCCGTCGCCAGCGCTCGCGGTTGGGATGGTCCTGCCGACCGGCTGATCGCACATGGCATCGACTTCATGGCAGGGAAGGGGCGCACCGACCGCGGCGGTTGGGTGCGCACGCTGAATGTCGACGGCTCCGTTGCCGATGCCACCGAGGATGCCTACGACCATTCCTGCGTTTTGCTGGCGCTGGCGCATGCACACATGTCGGGCAATCCGGATGCCCTTCGGCTCGGCGAGGAAACCTTCGCTTTTCTCGATGCCCATCTCGAGGACAGCCGCATGACCGGATTCCTCGAGACATCGGACGGGGAGGGCGAGCGGCGCTCCAACCCGCACATGCATCTGCTCGAGGCTTTCCTGGCTTGGCATCAGGCCACCGGAGAGCGTGCCCATCTGCGCCGTGCCGCACGCATCATCGACCTTTTCCGCAGTCATTTCTTCGATCCTGAAAGCTGGACGCTCGGCGAATATTTCGACGCCGAATGGAAGCCGGCCGCTGGTGACAAGGGGCTCTGGACCGAGCCTGGCCATCACTTCGAGTGGGCTTCGCTGCTGGTCGATTTTGCCGAGCGCAGCGGCCAGGCCGAATTGCGCGGCTTCGCCAGGAAACTCTACGCCTCGGCAATCGCCAGCGGTCTCAACCGCGCCACAGGCCTTGCCTATGGCGCGGTCTCGCGGCAAGGCCTGCCTCTCGACCTGGCGTCACGCAGTTGGCCGCAGGCTGAAGCGGTCAAGGCGGCAATTGCGCTGAATGGCTCAGGCGGTCCCGATCTCAAGCCGGAGATAGAGGCGCGCGTCGGCCGGCTGTTCCGCTGGCACATCGATCCGGCGCCGCTGGGGCTGTGGATCGACCGCATCGACGAGCGCGGCCGCTCCTTGGCATCCGACGTTCCAGCCAGCATTTTCTATCACCTGGTCTGCGCGCTGACGCAGTATCTGGACGGGACGGCGGAGAGAAGCTAG
- a CDS encoding phosphomannomutase/phosphoglucomutase, protein MTPRIVGEALPNSFEFETAALIKPSGFREYDARWWFGHPGSAVPPELNLIGVQALGMGLGTLIRRLGAGPDIVTGHDFRSYSLSIKLALVSGLMAAGARVRDIGLALSPMTYFAQFALETQSVAMVTASHNENGWTGVKMGAARPLTFGPEEMSALKAIVQAGDFDLVGGGSYDFIRDFRAAYLDDLTRDKRIARKLKVVAACGNGTAGAFAPEALQRIGCEVIPLDTELDHTFPRYNPNPEDMQMLHAIRDKVLETGADVGLGFDGDGDRCGVVDNEGNEIFADKVGVMLARDISGQHPGSTFVVDVKSTGLFNTDSVLKANGAVTDYWKTGHSYIKRRVAELGAVAGFEKSGHFFFNPPIGRGYDDGLVTAIAICQMLDRNPDSSMADLYRALPLTFGTPTMSPHCADDVKYGVVERVVSDFQAMMRDGAAFAGQKISALITVNGVRVVAEDGTWGLVRASSNKPELVVVVESPVSSQRRRQMFEAVDAVLRRSPEVGAYNQTF, encoded by the coding sequence TTGACCCCCAGGATCGTCGGCGAGGCCTTGCCCAACAGCTTCGAATTCGAAACCGCGGCGCTGATAAAGCCGTCCGGCTTCCGCGAATATGACGCGCGCTGGTGGTTTGGCCACCCCGGTTCGGCTGTGCCGCCGGAGCTCAACTTGATCGGTGTCCAGGCGCTCGGCATGGGGCTTGGCACGCTGATCCGCCGTCTCGGAGCCGGCCCCGACATCGTCACCGGGCATGATTTCCGTTCCTATTCGCTGTCGATCAAGCTGGCGCTGGTGTCCGGATTGATGGCCGCTGGCGCACGGGTGAGGGATATCGGCCTGGCGCTGTCGCCGATGACCTATTTCGCCCAGTTCGCGCTGGAAACCCAATCGGTGGCCATGGTCACCGCCTCGCACAACGAAAATGGCTGGACCGGCGTCAAGATGGGAGCGGCGCGGCCACTGACCTTCGGACCCGAGGAGATGAGCGCGCTGAAGGCGATCGTGCAGGCCGGAGATTTCGACCTTGTCGGCGGTGGTTCCTATGATTTCATCCGCGATTTTCGCGCCGCCTATCTCGACGACCTGACCAGGGACAAGCGTATCGCGCGAAAGCTGAAAGTGGTCGCCGCCTGCGGCAACGGCACCGCCGGCGCCTTTGCCCCGGAAGCGTTGCAGCGCATCGGCTGCGAGGTGATCCCGCTCGATACCGAACTCGACCACACCTTCCCGCGCTACAACCCCAATCCCGAAGACATGCAGATGCTGCATGCCATAAGGGACAAGGTTTTGGAGACCGGCGCCGATGTCGGGCTGGGTTTTGACGGCGACGGCGACCGCTGCGGCGTCGTCGACAATGAAGGCAACGAGATTTTTGCCGACAAGGTCGGCGTGATGCTCGCGCGCGACATCTCCGGCCAGCACCCGGGTTCGACCTTCGTGGTCGACGTCAAGTCGACCGGGCTGTTCAACACCGACAGCGTGCTTAAGGCCAATGGCGCCGTCACCGACTACTGGAAGACCGGCCACTCCTACATCAAGCGGCGTGTCGCCGAACTCGGCGCCGTCGCCGGGTTCGAGAAATCGGGGCATTTCTTCTTCAACCCGCCGATCGGGCGCGGCTATGACGATGGGCTGGTCACGGCCATCGCCATCTGCCAGATGCTGGACCGCAACCCGGACAGCTCGATGGCCGACCTCTACCGTGCGCTGCCGCTGACCTTCGGCACGCCGACCATGTCGCCGCACTGCGCGGACGACGTGAAGTATGGCGTGGTCGAGCGGGTGGTCTCCGACTTTCAGGCGATGATGCGCGACGGCGCCGCTTTCGCCGGCCAGAAGATATCGGCCCTGATCACTGTCAACGGCGTGCGTGTCGTCGCCGAGGATGGCACCTGGGGGCTGGTGCGGGCGTCTTCGAACAAGCCTGAGCTCGTCGTGGTCGTCGAAAGCCCGGTGTCGTCGCAGCGTCGCCGACAGATGTTCGAGGCCGTCGACGCCGTGCTGCGCCGCAGCCCCGAAGTCGGCGCCTACAACCAGACCTTCTGA
- the betB gene encoding betaine-aldehyde dehydrogenase — MRAQPTASHYVNGRYVDDEQGAPLPVIYPATGETIAMLRAATPNVLELAIEAARAAQPAWARLKPVERGRILRRAADILRARNADLARIETLDTGKAIQETLVADAPSAADCLEYFGSAVAAYNGESVDLGGPFAYTRREALGVCVGIGAWNYPIQIAGWKSAPALAMGNAMVFKPSENTPLSALALAEIYSEAGLPDGLFNVVQGYGDVGAGLVGHDVVAKVSVTGSVPTGRKVLALAGSKMKHATMELGGKSPLIVFDDADIENAVGGAMLGNFYSTGQICSNGTRVFVQSGIHDRFVERLVERTKKIRIGDPLDPETQMGPLVSKAQHEKVVGYIGTGKQDGATLACGGNVPSLQGFDGGFFVEPTVFTGVTDTMRIAREEIFGPVMSVLKFDGEDEVIDRANDTEFGLAAGVFTRDLPRAHRVISELQAGTCWINAYNLTPVEIPFGGFKQSGIGRENSLAALALYSQLKSVYVETGDVAAPY, encoded by the coding sequence ATGCGCGCCCAGCCCACGGCATCGCACTATGTCAACGGACGCTACGTTGACGACGAGCAAGGCGCGCCACTGCCGGTCATCTATCCGGCCACCGGTGAGACCATCGCCATGCTGCGCGCGGCGACGCCGAACGTGCTTGAGTTGGCTATCGAGGCCGCACGGGCAGCACAACCCGCCTGGGCACGGCTGAAGCCGGTCGAGCGCGGCCGCATCCTGCGCCGCGCCGCCGACATTTTGCGCGCCCGCAACGCCGACCTTGCCCGCATCGAGACGCTCGACACCGGCAAGGCGATCCAGGAAACGCTGGTAGCGGACGCGCCTTCAGCAGCCGATTGCCTTGAATATTTCGGCAGCGCGGTCGCCGCCTACAATGGCGAATCCGTTGACCTCGGCGGCCCCTTCGCCTATACGCGGCGCGAGGCCCTCGGCGTCTGCGTCGGCATCGGCGCCTGGAATTATCCGATCCAGATCGCCGGCTGGAAGTCCGCGCCCGCACTCGCCATGGGCAATGCCATGGTGTTCAAGCCATCGGAAAACACACCGCTGTCGGCGCTGGCGCTGGCCGAGATCTACAGCGAGGCCGGCCTGCCCGACGGGCTGTTCAACGTCGTGCAGGGTTATGGCGATGTCGGCGCAGGCCTCGTCGGCCACGATGTCGTCGCCAAGGTTTCGGTGACCGGCTCGGTGCCGACCGGCCGCAAGGTGCTGGCGCTTGCCGGCTCCAAGATGAAGCACGCGACGATGGAGCTCGGCGGCAAGTCGCCGCTGATCGTCTTCGACGACGCCGACATCGAAAACGCCGTTGGCGGTGCCATGCTCGGCAATTTCTATTCCACCGGCCAGATCTGCTCCAACGGCACGCGCGTCTTCGTGCAGAGCGGCATTCACGACCGCTTTGTCGAAAGGCTGGTCGAGCGGACCAAGAAAATCCGTATCGGCGATCCACTCGATCCCGAGACCCAGATGGGGCCGCTGGTCTCGAAAGCGCAGCATGAGAAGGTTGTCGGCTATATCGGCACCGGCAAGCAGGATGGCGCCACGCTGGCTTGCGGCGGCAACGTGCCTTCGCTGCAAGGTTTCGATGGCGGCTTCTTCGTCGAGCCGACCGTGTTCACCGGCGTCACCGACACCATGCGCATCGCCCGGGAGGAGATTTTCGGACCTGTCATGAGCGTGCTGAAGTTCGACGGCGAGGACGAGGTGATCGACCGCGCCAACGATACCGAATTCGGCCTTGCCGCCGGCGTGTTCACCCGCGACCTGCCGCGCGCCCACCGCGTCATCTCCGAGCTGCAGGCGGGCACCTGCTGGATCAATGCCTACAATCTGACGCCAGTCGAAATCCCGTTCGGCGGCTTCAAGCAGTCCGGCATAGGGCGGGAAAATTCGCTGGCGGCGCTGGCACTCTACTCGCAGCTGAAATCGGTCTATGTCGAGACGGGGGACGTGGCGGCGCCTTATTGA
- the betA gene encoding choline dehydrogenase — MLEADFVIIGSGSAGSAMAYRLSEDGKHSVIVIEFGGSDIGPLIQMPSALSIPLNMSLYDWGFASEPEPHLGGRVLATPRGKVIGGSSSINGMVYVRGHARDFDHWAEQGAAGWGFADVLPYFKRMEDSDGGEDGWRGRGGPLHVQRGSRRNPLYGAFVDAGRQAGFELTDDYNGSKQEGFGPMEQTIQGGRRWSAASAYLRPALRRKNVSLVKGFARRVIIENQRAIGVEIEAHKQIQVVKARREVIVAASSINSPKILMLSGIGPAEHLRENGIAVLADRPGVGRNLQDHMELYIQQESTKPITLNSVLNPFSKALIGAQWLFLKSGLGATNHFEAAAFVRSRAGVDYPDIQYHFIPAAVRYDGKAAAKSHGFQAHVGPMRSKSRGSVTLRSPDPKSKPVIRFNYMSHPDDWAEFRHCIRLTREIFGQKAFDAYRGQEISPGSHVQSDDDLDVFIRDHAESAYHPCGTCKMGRADDAMSVVDPECRVIGVEGLRVADSSIFPRVTNGNLNAPSIMAGEKASDHILGRTPLAPSNQEPWINPRWQASDR; from the coding sequence ATGCTTGAAGCGGATTTCGTCATCATCGGCTCCGGCTCGGCCGGCTCGGCCATGGCCTACAGGCTGTCGGAGGACGGCAAGCATTCGGTGATCGTCATCGAGTTCGGCGGCTCGGATATCGGCCCGCTGATCCAGATGCCGTCGGCGCTGTCGATCCCGCTCAACATGAGCCTCTACGACTGGGGCTTTGCCAGCGAGCCGGAGCCGCATCTGGGCGGCCGCGTGCTAGCGACGCCGCGCGGCAAGGTGATCGGCGGTTCATCCTCGATCAACGGCATGGTCTATGTGCGCGGCCACGCCCGTGACTTCGACCATTGGGCCGAACAGGGAGCGGCCGGCTGGGGCTTTGCCGACGTCCTTCCCTACTTCAAGCGCATGGAAGATTCTGATGGCGGCGAGGATGGCTGGCGTGGTCGCGGCGGGCCGCTGCACGTGCAGCGCGGCTCACGGCGCAATCCACTTTATGGCGCTTTCGTCGACGCGGGCCGCCAGGCCGGGTTCGAATTGACCGACGACTACAACGGATCGAAGCAGGAAGGCTTCGGGCCGATGGAGCAGACCATCCAGGGCGGCCGCCGCTGGTCGGCGGCATCAGCCTATCTGAGGCCGGCGCTCAGGCGCAAAAACGTTAGCCTGGTCAAGGGCTTTGCCCGCCGGGTGATCATCGAGAATCAACGCGCCATCGGCGTTGAGATCGAAGCTCACAAACAGATTCAGGTCGTTAAGGCGCGACGCGAGGTGATCGTCGCCGCCTCGTCGATCAATTCGCCCAAGATCCTGATGCTGTCCGGCATCGGCCCGGCGGAGCATTTGCGCGAAAACGGCATTGCCGTGCTCGCCGACAGGCCCGGCGTCGGCCGCAATCTGCAGGATCACATGGAGCTCTACATCCAGCAGGAATCGACCAAGCCGATCACGCTTAATTCGGTGCTGAACCCGTTCTCGAAGGCGCTCATCGGCGCGCAGTGGCTGTTCCTCAAGTCTGGGCTCGGCGCCACCAACCATTTCGAGGCAGCCGCCTTCGTGCGCTCGCGCGCCGGCGTCGACTATCCCGATATCCAGTACCATTTCATCCCGGCGGCGGTTCGCTATGACGGCAAGGCGGCGGCCAAGTCGCATGGTTTCCAGGCGCATGTCGGGCCGATGCGCTCGAAGTCGCGCGGCTCGGTGACGCTGCGCTCGCCGGATCCGAAATCGAAGCCGGTGATCCGCTTCAACTACATGTCGCATCCGGACGACTGGGCGGAGTTCCGCCACTGCATCCGCCTGACCCGAGAAATCTTCGGCCAGAAGGCATTCGATGCCTATCGCGGCCAGGAAATCTCGCCGGGAAGCCATGTGCAGTCGGACGACGATCTCGATGTCTTCATCAGGGATCACGCCGAAAGCGCCTACCATCCCTGCGGCACCTGCAAGATGGGACGCGCCGACGATGCGATGAGCGTCGTCGATCCGGAGTGTCGGGTCATCGGCGTCGAAGGATTGCGGGTCGCGGACTCCTCGATCTTCCCGCGCGTCACCAACGGCAATCTCAATGCACCGTCGATCATGGCCGGCGAAAAGGCATCCGACCACATCCTTGGCCGCACGCCGCTGGCGCCGTCCAACCAGGAACCATGGATCAATCCGCGCTGGCAGGCGTCGGACAGATAG
- a CDS encoding threonine/serine dehydratase has product MMTSLVPSLDHLKQAYAVTSRATQITPLLESAALARETGAARIFIKPESLQWAGSFKIRGAYWRLKRLSADEAKKGVVAYSSGNFAQGLAAAGQALGIPVTIVMPIDAPAAKRDATAGYGARVVLTDHGGRAREEVAAAKAREIAETEGLALLHPFDDPEIVAGQAGAGLEALDQLSAKDASADLLFCSVGGGGLIGGVSLAFHYLSPATEIIGVEPEGFNGMGSSLAHGSIETMPIGPKSICDGLMSRRPGDAPFAAVKAAGVRGITVDDQSVRRAMRTAFERMKLVLEPSGAASLAALLGGKVDVRGKTVLVVATGGNVSLADFMAHMNHA; this is encoded by the coding sequence ATGATGACAAGTCTTGTCCCCTCCCTCGACCATCTCAAGCAGGCCTATGCGGTCACATCCAGGGCGACGCAGATCACGCCGCTGCTGGAATCGGCAGCCCTTGCCCGCGAGACCGGTGCGGCCCGCATCTTCATCAAGCCGGAATCGCTGCAATGGGCTGGCTCGTTCAAGATACGCGGCGCCTATTGGCGGCTGAAGCGGCTTTCCGCCGACGAGGCGAAGAAGGGCGTCGTTGCCTATTCCTCCGGCAATTTCGCGCAAGGGCTGGCGGCCGCCGGCCAGGCGCTCGGCATTCCAGTCACCATCGTCATGCCGATCGATGCGCCGGCCGCCAAGCGCGACGCCACGGCCGGCTACGGCGCACGCGTCGTGCTGACCGATCATGGCGGGCGCGCGCGTGAAGAGGTTGCCGCCGCCAAGGCGCGCGAGATCGCCGAGACGGAAGGCCTGGCACTGCTGCATCCGTTCGACGATCCGGAGATCGTCGCCGGCCAGGCGGGCGCCGGCCTCGAGGCGCTCGACCAGCTCTCGGCCAAGGATGCCAGCGCCGACCTGTTGTTCTGCTCGGTCGGCGGCGGCGGACTGATCGGCGGCGTGTCGCTCGCATTCCATTATCTGTCGCCAGCAACCGAGATCATCGGCGTCGAGCCCGAAGGTTTCAATGGCATGGGTTCATCGCTGGCGCATGGCAGCATCGAGACCATGCCGATCGGCCCGAAGTCGATCTGCGACGGATTGATGTCGCGGCGGCCGGGCGACGCGCCCTTCGCGGCGGTCAAGGCTGCCGGCGTTCGTGGCATCACGGTCGACGATCAATCGGTGCGGCGCGCCATGCGGACCGCCTTCGAGCGGATGAAGCTGGTGCTCGAACCGTCGGGCGCTGCGTCGCTGGCGGCGTTGCTCGGCGGCAAGGTGGATGTGCGGGGCAAGACCGTGCTCGTGGTGGCAACCGGCGGCAATGTCTCGCTCGCCGATTTTATGGCGCATATGAACCATGCTTGA